The Vigna radiata var. radiata cultivar VC1973A chromosome 6, Vradiata_ver6, whole genome shotgun sequence DNA segment tttccatgttattaataacaaaagttttattattttacaaaaaactTCGTTGTTAATaggtattattataaattattatagagTCATGATATTTGACACTTAAACTTTTCTCTTACATTCAATTTATAacttcataaattattattttcatataacatttttatttatattattttaatataaaactttactATGAAGAAcagtatcaaatgaatgttgataaaaaaagtaGTATCAAAAGAAGCTCTATCTTCTTTACACTAAGAGTAACACTTGGTAGTTTCAAAACCTTCATAGAATAACCCAAAATTGCAATGTATTGCCGGAAGCATAACTCTCCCTTGTAGCACACAACTTATACATCTTCATAAAAATCACAATACTTAAGAGATTTTAGATCTGTTTTTGattcaaaattagaatttctaaTTAGTACCAACATTTAAATTCAACCTTTGTGGCAGATGATACTGAAAtgaaattctaatttataatatataagtggatggaaaccttataatatataagtggatattAATTGTATTGATCATTTGAAtgcttattaattgtatgattgtatgattgaattgattgtatgattgaattgataattttaaatagaaaattgtattattgtaattttgtaatatttaggaatgaatcaaaattggattaatttaccacgcatTAGTGTTGAGAGAGGTgtaaagaaatttatacaatttgcgcaacgtaatgaggggagaagtgatgatgaagtgaagtttagatgtccttgtgtgaactgtttgaatggaagaaagttgaacgcaacgcaaattagagaacatcttatctgtgatggtttcctaagatgctatacaacatggatatggcacgacgACGAAATGCATTTTCCCACTTActcccaaactgaaaatgttattgattccactgtggaagaagatcgaccggatgaagacaaattagaggacatgatccgcgatgttggcgcagaaaattttgccaaagctcatgtgtatgagacgatgtcgactgatgcggaaacaactttgtatgtcggttcaactaagttcacacgtttgtcagtggtgttaaggctcatgaatttcacagcgagcaatggatggactgataagagttttacagaattgttgacgttgttgaatgaaatgttgccagatggaaatacactacccactcgtaattatgatgcgaagaaaattctttgtccaatgggtatggagtatgaaaggatacatgcttgtcccaatgactgcattttatataggaaagagtttgaatttttgacaaagtgtccaaaatatgggttatcacgatacaagtcaaaaaccaatagtgaagataatggtcagatagaaaaaaatggatctgctttgaaagtagtatggtaccttccaatagtgACCAGACTTAAGCATTTGTTTAcgaatcccaaagatgctaaaaaccttagatggcatgcaGATGATAGAAAAATTGACGGCTGCTTCATCATCcagctgattcaaagcaatggaaaaatattgatcaacaattcccccaatttggtaaagattgtagaaatcttaggcttggtttagccactgatggaatgagcccatttggtaatctgagtaccaatcacagttgttggccagttatattgataatttacaacttatctcctgcattgtgcatgaagaggaagtacatgatgttgtctatgatggtatctggtccaaagcagcctggaaatgacatagatgtttatctgAGCCCACTAGTGGAAGACTTGAAGTTTATCTGAGCTCACTAGTGGCAGAAACATTATCTAATCTATCACAGACAGTTAGAGAGGCTTCCATACTACCACAGCAATCTCATTTCATGCTTCTACAAAGGAGCGCAGAATCTGAAGAAGTTTTTCAGAGAATTATGAAAAGAAGTGTGTTTTCTGTAAGCTCGGTGAAAAAAAGTAAGGTGGCAGAAGCATACGAGATTGTTACCAGAAGTTGGAGAATAGTAAAATAGAAAGAggttaagaaaaatgaaaaagaaaaagagagtgttgaaGAAAGGAGTGAGCAAAGGGCGGAGTATGAGTTAGAGAAAAATTTGATGAGTAAAGATCAGGAAGAGGAGGCTgtgaaagttaaagaaaaagagtacGAAAAACCACTGCCGTagccaaaattatattttagaaaggaaagagagaagCAGTTTGAGCGTTTTATGGAgcttttcaagaaattggaaataaccataccgTTCTCTGAGGCACTCCAGCAAATCCCATCTTatgcaaagtttttgaaagaactCAACACGAAGAAAAGGAAGTACCTTgagaaggaaacaattgagatgCAAGGGAATTGCAGTGCAATTTTACAAAGGACACtacctcctaaattacaagatccagGAAGCTTCACCATTCCTTGTACTATTGGAGAATTAGATgttgggaaagctttgattgatcttgGAGCTAGTATAAATCTGATGTCTCTCTCTATGTTCAAAAAGCTTAGCGGAGTGGAAATCAGACCAACAAGAATGGTTCTCCAATTAGCTGATAGATCtctcaaatatccttatggaaTTTCTTAAGATGTGATCGTTAAGGTAGAAAAATTCCTATTTCCAgtggatttttttataatggagatggaagaaaacgGAAATGCACCTTTCATTCTTGGAAGGCCCTTCATGAAGACAGCCAGGATTGTGATTGATGTTGAAAAGGGGAAGCTTAAAGTTCAGGTACAAGATGAAGAAGTGGATTTTGATGTGTTTCATGCAATGTCACATCCTAAAGACGACAAATCATGCTTTCAGATTGATGCTGTAGACGAACTTTGTATGACACAAGAGAATAGAGTTCATTATGC contains these protein-coding regions:
- the LOC106763443 gene encoding uncharacterized protein LOC106763443, with the protein product MELFKKLEITIPFSEALQQIPSYAKFLKELNTKKRKYLEKETIEMQGNCSAILQRTLPPKLQDPGSFTIPCTIGELDVGKALIDLGASINLMSLSMFKKLSGVEIRPTRMVLQLADRSLKYPYGIS